Proteins found in one Erythrobacter sp. 3-20A1M genomic segment:
- the leuC gene encoding 3-isopropylmalate dehydratase large subunit, protein MPTNPRTLYEKIWDDHVVETRPDGTALVYVDRHLVHEVTSPQAFEALRANGRPVRRPDLTLAVPDHNLPTTPRLAADGSRLPIADPQSANQLAALERNTAEFGVDYIDAVAPAQGIVHVVGPEQGFSLPGTTIVCGDSHTAAHGGIGALAFGIGTSEVEHVLATQTLLLKRSKTMEVRVEGSLGPGVTAKDLILHIIGVVGTAGGTGHVIEYRGTVFEEMSIEGRLTVCNMSIEAGARAGLVAPDETTFAYLKDRPMAPRGADWDAALAYWRTLHTDDGARFDRTVVIDAADVQPTVTWGTSPEDTVAIDGTVPDPASFPDPAKQEAARKSLSYMGLQPGERIADIAIENVFIGSCTNSRIEDLRAAAEVLRGRRIARNVRWAIAVPGSGLVKLQAEAEGLDRIFTDAGFEWREPGCSACLAMNPDKVPPGERCASTSNRNFVGRQGPGARTHLMSPATAAASAVAGKLADARGMILSEHSEPQGAGSA, encoded by the coding sequence ATGCCAACAAACCCGCGCACCCTTTACGAGAAAATCTGGGACGATCACGTCGTCGAAACGCGGCCGGACGGGACCGCGCTGGTCTATGTCGACCGGCATCTGGTGCACGAGGTGACGAGCCCGCAGGCGTTCGAGGCGCTGCGTGCGAACGGGCGGCCGGTGCGACGGCCCGACCTGACGCTGGCGGTGCCCGATCACAACCTGCCGACCACGCCGCGCCTCGCCGCGGACGGCAGCCGGTTGCCGATTGCCGATCCGCAGAGCGCGAACCAGCTCGCCGCGCTCGAACGCAACACCGCCGAGTTCGGGGTCGACTATATCGACGCGGTCGCGCCCGCGCAGGGCATCGTCCATGTCGTTGGCCCGGAACAGGGCTTCTCCCTGCCCGGCACCACAATCGTGTGCGGCGACAGCCACACCGCCGCGCATGGCGGGATCGGCGCGCTGGCCTTCGGCATCGGAACCAGCGAGGTCGAGCATGTCCTCGCGACCCAGACCCTGCTGCTCAAGCGCTCGAAGACAATGGAGGTGCGGGTCGAGGGATCGCTCGGGCCCGGGGTGACGGCTAAGGATCTGATCCTGCATATCATCGGCGTGGTCGGCACCGCGGGCGGCACGGGCCATGTGATCGAATATCGCGGGACGGTGTTCGAGGAGATGAGCATCGAAGGGCGGCTGACGGTGTGCAACATGAGCATCGAGGCGGGCGCGCGCGCCGGCTTGGTCGCGCCGGACGAAACCACTTTCGCCTATCTGAAGGATCGCCCAATGGCGCCGCGCGGGGCGGACTGGGACGCAGCGCTCGCCTATTGGCGCACGCTGCATACCGACGATGGCGCGCGCTTCGACCGCACCGTCGTGATCGACGCGGCGGACGTGCAGCCGACCGTCACCTGGGGCACCAGCCCGGAAGATACCGTGGCGATCGACGGCACCGTGCCCGATCCCGCCAGCTTCCCCGATCCGGCCAAGCAGGAGGCAGCGCGCAAAAGCCTTTCCTACATGGGCCTCCAGCCGGGCGAGCGGATCGCGGATATCGCGATCGAGAACGTCTTCATCGGCAGCTGTACCAACAGCCGGATAGAGGATTTGCGCGCTGCCGCCGAGGTGCTGCGCGGGCGGCGGATCGCGCGCAACGTCAGGTGGGCGATCGCGGTGCCCGGCTCCGGCCTCGTCAAGCTGCAGGCGGAAGCCGAAGGGCTCGACCGCATCTTTACCGATGCCGGCTTCGAATGGCGCGAGCCGGGCTGTTCGGCCTGCCTCGCGATGAACCCCGACAAGGTTCCGCCCGGCGAACGCTGTGCCTCCACCAGCAATCGCAATTTCGTGGGCCGACAGGGTCCCGGTGCCCGCACCCATCTGATGAGCCCCGCCACCGCGGCTGCGTCCGCCGTGGCGGGAAAGCTGGCCGATGCGCGAGGCATGATTCTCTCGGAACACTCCGAGCCGCAAGGCGCTGGTTCGGCATAA
- a CDS encoding isopropylmalate isomerase, protein MSINSSKGGKAAIAAGAAIGSAAIAGALLFATGRKRKSPTQPGPIPSGEKPETD, encoded by the coding sequence ATGAGCATCAATTCCAGCAAGGGCGGCAAGGCCGCCATCGCCGCCGGGGCTGCGATCGGTTCCGCCGCCATCGCCGGCGCGCTGCTGTTCGCCACCGGCCGCAAGCGCAAGAGCCCGACCCAGCCTGGCCCCATCCCCTCCGGCGAGAAGCCGGAGACCGATTGA
- the leuD gene encoding 3-isopropylmalate dehydratase small subunit, translating into MQAVDTVEGRAIPFGAKNVDTDVIIPAHWLKTVTRDGLGEGAFETVRAEPGNVFDRPEFAGAPILIAGDNFGCGSSREHAAWALLDRGIRVVIAPSFSDIFSGNAFKNGILAVELPQEQVDRLLEVSESDPVTVDLENQTVTTPFQDRFTFEIDPFRKECLLEGLDEIGLTLARDEAIGRFEDRLRADRPWLAPAA; encoded by the coding sequence ATGCAGGCGGTCGACACCGTCGAAGGGCGCGCGATTCCCTTTGGCGCGAAGAATGTCGATACCGACGTCATCATTCCGGCCCACTGGCTGAAAACGGTCACGCGCGACGGGCTGGGCGAAGGAGCGTTCGAAACCGTGCGTGCCGAGCCTGGCAACGTCTTCGACCGACCCGAATTCGCTGGCGCCCCGATCCTTATCGCAGGCGACAATTTCGGCTGCGGATCGAGCCGGGAGCACGCCGCCTGGGCGCTGCTAGACCGCGGCATCCGGGTCGTGATCGCGCCCAGCTTCTCCGACATATTCAGCGGCAATGCGTTCAAGAACGGCATCCTCGCGGTCGAATTGCCGCAAGAACAGGTCGACCGGTTGCTGGAGGTCTCCGAGAGCGATCCCGTCACCGTGGACCTGGAAAACCAGACCGTCACTACCCCGTTTCAGGACCGCTTCACTTTCGAAATCGACCCGTTCCGCAAGGAATGTCTGCTGGAGGGGCTGGACGAGATCGGGCTGACGCTGGCACGGGATGAAGCGATCGGCCGGTTCGAGGACAGGTTGCGGGCGGATCGCCCGTGGCTCGCCCCCGCGGCCTGA